The following coding sequences are from one Halorubrum sp. BOL3-1 window:
- a CDS encoding helix-turn-helix domain-containing protein, whose amino-acid sequence MTTSDPPENLWEGNLNQAVVEEWTDETTAFDRVRQVVDVTTEPQPVAEIADRARVSPPTARKYLSTMAEDGRVKRIGTDTGSQYMRAPQALAMRRIAAIHREHTKDEIRDSIRELKEERANLTKTHEVGTIDELTLDLEAGDEGWKDVARWRQIEQNLEIAQAALALYGFDPDDSHTATVRTGESTTEQQERGAFGDDASQSSA is encoded by the coding sequence ATGACCACCAGCGATCCGCCAGAGAACCTCTGGGAAGGTAACCTAAACCAGGCTGTCGTTGAGGAGTGGACCGACGAGACGACGGCGTTCGACCGAGTGCGCCAGGTCGTCGACGTCACAACTGAGCCGCAACCCGTCGCGGAGATCGCGGACCGCGCACGCGTTAGTCCGCCGACGGCGCGCAAGTATCTCTCAACGATGGCTGAAGACGGGCGTGTCAAACGAATCGGTACTGACACCGGCAGTCAGTATATGCGTGCCCCCCAGGCACTCGCGATGCGCCGTATCGCTGCGATCCACCGCGAACACACGAAAGACGAGATCCGCGACTCGATCAGGGAACTCAAAGAGGAACGCGCGAACCTCACGAAGACTCACGAGGTAGGGACTATCGACGAACTTACACTCGATCTTGAGGCCGGCGACGAGGGGTGGAAAGACGTCGCGCGGTGGCGTCAGATCGAACAGAATCTTGAGATCGCACAGGCAGCGCTCGCACTCTATGGATTTGATCCTGATGACAGCCATACAGCTACCGTACGTACCGGCGAGTCGACAACCGAGCAGCAAGAACGCGGCGCGTTCGGTGACGACGCCTCACAATCCTCAGCGTAA